From the genome of Longispora fulva:
TGGCGAAGTCCGGGGCGGCGGCCGGGTCGGTCCAGTAGTAGTAGGTGAACCAGGCGTCGGGTTCGGCGATCAGGACGAGTTCCCCGGAGCGTTCGTGGTCGAGGCCGTGGCGGGCCTTGCCGTCGGCGTCGAGCACCTCGGCGACGCCGGGGATCTCCGCGCACAGCTCGGCGACCTCCTTCACGTCGGCGGGGTCGGCGACGTACACGTGCGCGATCTGGTGGTCGGCGACGGCGAACGCCGGGGACGTCCACGGGTCCAGGTACTCCATCCCCGCCTGGGTGTGCACATTGAGCAGGCCGGCCTCGCGGAGCACCCGGTTGACGTGCACGGGCCGGCGGGCGGGCGTGATGCCGTACTCGGACAGGGCGACCACGGTGGCGCCCCGCGCGGCGGCGGCGTCGAGGAGCGGGCCGAGCACGCCGTCGAGTTGCGTCGCCGCGCGCACGGCCTCGGGGCCGGCGGGGCCGAAGCGTTGCAGGTCGTAGTCGAGGTGGGGCACGTAGACGAGGGTGAGGTCGGGGTCGCGGGTGTCCATCACGTACTCGGCGGCCCGGCAGATCCACGCCGACGACGCCATGCCGGCGCCCGGGCCCCAGAAGGAGAAAAGCGGGAAGACCCCGCAGTGCCGTTCCAGCTCGTCGTGCAGGTCTGGGGGGAACGTGTAGCAGTCGGGTTCCTTGCGGCCGTCGGCGCGGTAGACGGGCCGGGGGGTGACGGTCCAGTCGACGTCAGCGCCCATCGCGTACCACCAGCAGATGTTGGCGACGGTGTAGTCCGGGTACGCCCGGCGGGCCGCCTCCCAGATCTTGTCCCCGCCGACGAGTCGGTTGTGCTGGCGCCACAGCAGGACCTCGCCGAGGTCGCGGAAGTACCAGCCGTTGCCGACGATGCCGTGCTCGCTCGGCGGGGCGCCGGTGAGCAGGGTGGCCTGCACCGGGCAGGTCACTGCGGGCAGCACCGGGTCGAGGCGGGCCGTGAAGCCCTGATGGGTCGCCGCGCGCAGCCGGGGCATGTGGTCCAGCAGCGGCGGGGTCAGGCCGACGACGTCGATGACGACGAGGGGCGTCGGGCGGCTCACCGGGTCACCGCCACGGTGCCGGTACGGTCCGACGCGGCAGGCTCCGCGCCCGGATCAGGGCTGGCCGGAGCGGAACCCTCCGGGGTGAGGCCCAGGTCGAGGAGTTCGCGGTGCGCGAAGGCCACCTCGGCGGCGATGCCGGCCACCAGCGCAGCGTCGTCGCGGGGCCTGCGGTCGGCGGGCAGGACGTTCCAGGTGTACGTCTCCACCTCCAGGTGGTCGCACAGCGCTACCGGCCCCCCGACCAGGGCGGCCAGTCCGGCCCGCAGCACAGGTGTGGTGCCCGACAGTGGCGGCTCGGGGGCGGCGTGGATCGGCACGTGGAAGTGCACCCGCCACGGGCCGTCGGGGTCGGCGGCCAGTGCCTCGGGCAGGTCGTCGTAGGCGGCACCGGCGCGGGTGCGGGTCTGGTGCAGGAAGCGTGGCTCGGCGTACCCGGAGAGGATGTCCGCCGCGCCGCGCGGGTCTGTGACCTCCAGCGCGGCGGAGACCTGGGTCTTGACGACCGGGACGCCGGCGGCGGCGAGGCTGGCGACGGCCCTGGCCGGGTCCTCCCAGGCGCAGGCGAGGTGCGCGAGGTCCAGGCAGAGTCCGATCCGGTCGGGGTCGACGCCGGACAGGGCGGCGATCGCCTGGGGGGTGGTCTCCACGACGCAGCCGGGTTCCGGCTCGACGGCGACCCGGATGGCGCGGTGCTGCCGGGCGAGGCCCCGGGCGAGGTCGTCGAGCAGGCGCGCGGCCCCGTCGGCCTCGGCGGTCCCCCACGGGGTGCGCCAGCCGAACGGGAGGGTGGAGATCGAGCCCCGGGCCGCGTCGTCGGGCAGCAGGTCGGCGAGGATCAGGGCCAGGTCGAGGGTGTAGTCGAGGCGGCGGCGGTCAGTCCAGTCGGGCCGGTAGACGGCGTGTTTGACGACCGGGGCGTGGAACGTCTGGTACGGGAAGCCGTTGAAGGTGACGACCTCCAGGCCCCGGGCGTCGAGTTCGCGGCGCAGGAGAACGCGGAGGGCTCGATCCGCCGCGAGGGCGGCGGCGACCGGGGCGGCGAGCCACAGGCCCAGGCCGAGCACGTCGGCGTCGAGGGTCGCGCGGACCGGTGCGGCGAAGGTGTCGAGCTGGGCGAGAATGCCGGCCAAATCCTCGGCCGGATGGACGTTGGTGCAGTAGGCAAGGTGGACGACGGTGCCGTCGGGGTGGTTCAGCCGCATCAGGCACCGCCGCGCAGGATCGAGTTGCCCTCGAACGTGGGTTCCGTGCCGGCGGCGTCGAGTCGCAGCCTGCCGGACTGGCCGTAGAACTCGACGGGGTTGCGCCACAGCACCCGGTCGACGTCGTCGTCGGTGAACCCGGCGGCCAGCATCGCCTCGCCCGTGCGGAGCGTGAGCAGCGGATCGGAGCGGCCCCAGTCGGCCGCGGAGTTGATCAGGACCCGGTCCAGGCCGTGTTCGCGGAGGATGACGACCATCCGGTCCGGGGACATCTTCGTGTCGGGGTAGATGGAGAACCCCGTCCAGCAGCCGGCGTCGGCGACGGGCCGCACGGTCAGCTCGTTGAGGTGGTCGACGACGACCAGCCCCGGGTCGATGCCGGACTCCTTGACGACGTCGAGTGTGCGGGTCGTGCCGCGGGCCTTGTCGCGGTGCGGGGTGTGCACCAGGGCGGGGAGTTCGTGTTCGACCGCGAGGGCGAGTTGGGCGGCGAACACCTCGTCCTCGGCCGGGGTCATGGAGTCGTAGCCGATCTCGCCGACGGCGACGACCCGGTCCTTGGCCAGGTAGCGCGGCAGGATGTCGAGGACCTCCCGGCAGCGCGGGTCGTTGGCCTCCTTCGGGTTCAGCGCGATCGTGCAGTGGTGCGCGATCCCGAACTGGGCGGCCCGGAACGGCTCCCAGCCGATCAGGCCGTCGAAGTAGTCGGTGAACGAGCCCACCGACGTGCGCGGCTGCCCGAGCCAGAACGACGGCTCGACCAGGGCCTTCACCCCGGCGGCGGCCATGCGTTCGTAGTCGTCGGTGGTGCGCGACGTCATGTGGATGTGCGGGTCGAAGATACGCAACCTACCGGCTCCTCAGGATGTGCAGCAGTGCGAGGGCGTCGTCGGGGACGGACCGGCCGGCGGCGGCGCGCTCGTCGGCGAGCCCGCCGAGCATCTCGGCCAGTTC
Proteins encoded in this window:
- a CDS encoding alkaline phosphatase family protein, coding for MSRPTPLVVIDVVGLTPPLLDHMPRLRAATHQGFTARLDPVLPAVTCPVQATLLTGAPPSEHGIVGNGWYFRDLGEVLLWRQHNRLVGGDKIWEAARRAYPDYTVANICWWYAMGADVDWTVTPRPVYRADGRKEPDCYTFPPDLHDELERHCGVFPLFSFWGPGAGMASSAWICRAAEYVMDTRDPDLTLVYVPHLDYDLQRFGPAGPEAVRAATQLDGVLGPLLDAAAARGATVVALSEYGITPARRPVHVNRVLREAGLLNVHTQAGMEYLDPWTSPAFAVADHQIAHVYVADPADVKEVAELCAEIPGVAEVLDADGKARHGLDHERSGELVLIAEPDAWFTYYYWTDPAAAPDFARLVEIHRKPGYDPAELLFDPAGPGAAKLRAGVALARKKLGMRYLMSVVGLDAGAEAVGGSHGRLPTSAAESPVLLCSDPSEARERIAATEVKALLLRLAGLTE
- the eboE gene encoding metabolite traffic protein EboE, translated to MRLNHPDGTVVHLAYCTNVHPAEDLAGILAQLDTFAAPVRATLDADVLGLGLWLAAPVAAALAADRALRVLLRRELDARGLEVVTFNGFPYQTFHAPVVKHAVYRPDWTDRRRLDYTLDLALILADLLPDDAARGSISTLPFGWRTPWGTAEADGAARLLDDLARGLARQHRAIRVAVEPEPGCVVETTPQAIAALSGVDPDRIGLCLDLAHLACAWEDPARAVASLAAAGVPVVKTQVSAALEVTDPRGAADILSGYAEPRFLHQTRTRAGAAYDDLPEALAADPDGPWRVHFHVPIHAAPEPPLSGTTPVLRAGLAALVGGPVALCDHLEVETYTWNVLPADRRPRDDAALVAGIAAEVAFAHRELLDLGLTPEGSAPASPDPGAEPAASDRTGTVAVTR
- a CDS encoding TatD family hydrolase, encoding MRIFDPHIHMTSRTTDDYERMAAAGVKALVEPSFWLGQPRTSVGSFTDYFDGLIGWEPFRAAQFGIAHHCTIALNPKEANDPRCREVLDILPRYLAKDRVVAVGEIGYDSMTPAEDEVFAAQLALAVEHELPALVHTPHRDKARGTTRTLDVVKESGIDPGLVVVDHLNELTVRPVADAGCWTGFSIYPDTKMSPDRMVVILREHGLDRVLINSAADWGRSDPLLTLRTGEAMLAAGFTDDDVDRVLWRNPVEFYGQSGRLRLDAAGTEPTFEGNSILRGGA